In Paenibacillus hexagrammi, the following are encoded in one genomic region:
- a CDS encoding DeoR/GlpR family DNA-binding transcription regulator, translating to MNPLRRYEIIMEALLAQQEVTVNELSEQLEVTGKTIREDLAKLEEKGLLVRIHGGAMLAQSDQHGILSSKEPIIKHADEKVEIAELALKHIQPRDIIALDGGSTTLEIARRLENQPLTVVTNDVYIISELVRKDEIRLVVPGGTRIRNMLAGPEASEYVSKLNIQKSFISATGVHLQYGFTIYTSELVEYKRALINSSHTVYGVVDHYKFGQCALRTFAELSEISMIITDRQLPSETAEQFRDKGIQLEYE from the coding sequence ATGAATCCACTACGCAGATATGAAATCATTATGGAAGCGCTGCTGGCGCAGCAGGAAGTAACGGTAAACGAGCTGAGCGAACAGCTGGAGGTTACCGGGAAGACCATCCGCGAAGACTTGGCGAAGCTGGAGGAAAAAGGGCTGCTGGTCCGCATTCATGGCGGAGCGATGCTCGCTCAGAGTGATCAGCACGGCATCCTATCCTCTAAAGAGCCGATTATCAAGCATGCGGATGAAAAAGTGGAAATCGCGGAGCTGGCGTTGAAGCATATCCAGCCCCGCGATATCATCGCCTTGGACGGCGGCAGCACGACCCTTGAGATTGCGCGGAGATTGGAGAATCAACCGTTAACGGTTGTCACCAACGATGTATACATCATCTCCGAGCTTGTCCGCAAGGACGAAATCCGCCTTGTCGTGCCCGGCGGCACACGAATTCGCAACATGCTCGCCGGCCCGGAGGCTTCTGAATACGTCAGCAAGCTGAACATTCAGAAGTCCTTCATTTCCGCGACAGGCGTGCATCTTCAATATGGTTTTACCATCTACACCAGTGAGCTGGTTGAATATAAACGGGCTTTAATCAACTCCAGCCATACCGTATACGGCGTGGTTGACCACTATAAATTCGGACAATGCGCCTTGCGAACGTTCGCGGAGTTATCAGAAATCTCTATGATTATTACGGATCGTCAGCTTCCATCCGAGACGGCCGAACAGTTCCGCGATAAGGGCATTCAATTGGAATACGAATAA